In Bacteroidales bacterium, the DNA window AAATTACCTCCTTAATTACATTAAAACTGAGGAGGTAAAAACTTTTCAGGATGTTTTGGGGTAAACCGTGAATAATAGTTTGCAAAGAATATTAAATCTTTTTCATAATCACCTGATGGGAAAAAAATCTGATCAATACATGCTATTTTTTTCTTATAATCTAAGTATGCCAGCAACAAAGGAACGTGAGCCTTTATTGCAATGTGATAAAAACCTCGTTTCCAGTGATTGACAGGCTTACGAGTACCTTCAGGTGTAATGACTAAATAGAAAGAGTCTGTTTGCTGCATCTGTTCTGCAAGAGTATCGATTAAGCCTCCGGGCTGAGACCTATCAACAGGTATCCCACCCATGCTCTGAAGTAATCTTTTCCAAGGGAAAATAAACCATTCCTTTTTTATCAAAAATTTGGGATGTAATCCTATAGCGAGAAAACATAATTTTCCTATAATGAAGTCCCAGTTACTTGTGTGAGGGGCAACGACAATAACAGCTTTAGGGGGTAATGGATCAACATTGACCAAATATCTCCATTTCATTCCCCTTATTATTGTGGAAGCTAGTTTTGCTTTCCAATTCATTTTACATAAATTCAATCCTAATAGTGCTCCCCTCTCTTAAACCCAATAACTGACAAGCATTATCAATTACAATAGCAATTTCCAGATAGCCATGTTTCCCAAACAAAGCCACCAATTCAGAATATCCTGCTTCAGGATAATCCCAGACAATCCGATCCAGTACATACTTGCCTATGGTAATTTTATAGCGACGTCCTGCTGCAAGCTTTTGAAAATCGTCTTCATGAAGATTAGTAATACAATTCCCATAGGAATCCGTATGGATTACGTGACAAACAATGGAATTTTTTTCGATTATGGGTTTAACCATTAACCGTCTTTCTACGTTGTAAGTCATCTCACAAAAGTTTTCATCAATATTCCCTCTCAGCCAACTTTGGACTACTTTTGATATGAAGTCATATTCTTTGAAAGAAGGTGTAACAATATTTTGTTGATCAATTAACCATATTTTCAAAGGATCATCGAGCAAAAAAGAGATCATTCCATTATTAAAAGTCAAGACAAAACATTTACTATATTGAATCAACAACATATCCTGATGTTCAGAGTGAGCATCATTAACAAGAGATATATGTAAAGTATTTTCGGGAAAATCTTTGTAATATTGAGCTAAAAAAAAACCTGCTGTTTTAATATCATGCTTTTTATAAACTCTTTGTGAAACGATAACAGCATCAGGACAAAGTGAGTACAATTTTCCTATAAGAATTGTTTCGTAATAATCATACACTGAGTAATCTGTCAACAATGTAATGAATTTTCTCAAAATGTGTATTTTTGCCAAAAATAGAAAAAAACTCGATGTCAGAACGTACTATTAGCCTTGCTTACATTGATCATGTTTCTTTTTTTGGACCTGAAGATATTCATTTACGTTCAATTCAAAAAGCTTTTCCCGGAATTAAAATCATCGTTCGCGGAGATACATTGAAAGCTATCGGATCCGAAAAGGACTTACTTAATTTCGAAAAGAAATTTTCTTTATTGATGAAACATTTTGAAATGTTCGGAGAAATTAAAGAAAAAGACATCGAGCAAATCAT includes these proteins:
- a CDS encoding 1-acyl-sn-glycerol-3-phosphate acyltransferase gives rise to the protein MKWRYLVNVDPLPPKAVIVVAPHTSNWDFIIGKLCFLAIGLHPKFLIKKEWFIFPWKRLLQSMGGIPVDRSQPGGLIDTLAEQMQQTDSFYLVITPEGTRKPVNHWKRGFYHIAIKAHVPLLLAYLDYKKKIACIDQIFFPSGDYEKDLIFFANYYSRFTPKHPEKFLPPQF
- a CDS encoding SAM-dependent chlorinase/fluorinase, producing MRKFITLLTDYSVYDYYETILIGKLYSLCPDAVIVSQRVYKKHDIKTAGFFLAQYYKDFPENTLHISLVNDAHSEHQDMLLIQYSKCFVLTFNNGMISFLLDDPLKIWLIDQQNIVTPSFKEYDFISKVVQSWLRGNIDENFCEMTYNVERRLMVKPIIEKNSIVCHVIHTDSYGNCITNLHEDDFQKLAAGRRYKITIGKYVLDRIVWDYPEAGYSELVALFGKHGYLEIAIVIDNACQLLGLREGSTIRIEFM